From a region of the Coffea arabica cultivar ET-39 chromosome 3e, Coffea Arabica ET-39 HiFi, whole genome shotgun sequence genome:
- the LOC113738205 gene encoding lipase, translating to MAAKWWLAAAILISLCATSTGRELKVKIKHKGHLPVYNHTLARVLAEYASAVYWSDTTQLFTWTCERCNDLTEGFEMIELIIDVQRCLQAFVGVAKDLNAIIIAFRGTQETSIQNWVADLYWKQLDIDYPGMDNAMVHHGFYTAYHNTTLRPGILSAVERAKELYGDIKIMSTGHSMGGAMAAFCALDLTVNIGEKDVQVVTFGQPRIGNAAFASYYSEFVPRTIRVTHEHDIVPHLPPYYYYFPQKTYHHFPTEVWLYNIAFGSLVFMIEKVCDSSGEDPTCSRSVSGNSILDHLVYYGIQMGNEEGVSCRIILDPRVAAYRTMDIDGNFVLARNLSSTILRRSSEVKGQVDSM from the exons ATGGCAGCTAAATGGTGGTTAGCTGCGGCAATTTTGATATCTTTATGTGCAACTTCGACTGGAAGAG AGCTTAAGGTCAAGATCAAGCACAAGGGTCATCTGCCAGTGTACAATCACACACTTGCAAGAGTATTGGCAGAATATGCTTCAGCA GTCTACTGGTCAGATACAACACAATTATTTACTTGGACATGTGAAAGATGTAATGATCTCACCGAG GGTTTTGAAATGATAGAGCTAATTATTGATGTCCAACGCTGCCTCCAG GCATTTGTAGGAGTAGCAAAGGATCTCAATGCTATTATAATTGCATTTAGAGGCACTCAAGAAACCag CATACAGAATTGGGTTGCAGATTTGTACTGGAAGCAACTTGACATAGATTACCCTGGAATGGATAATGCAATG GTGCACCATGGTTTTTATACTGCATATCACAACACAACTTTACGTCCGGGAATTCTAAGTGCTGTTGAAAGAGCAAAGGAGTTATATGGTGATATTAAAATTATGTCGACAGGGCATTCAATGGGAGGAGCTATGGCTGCTTTCTGTGCACTGGATCTCACG GTCAATATTGGAGAGAAAGATGTTCAGGTTGTAACATTTGGACAACCTCGAATTGGTAATGCAGCTTTTGCATCCTACTATAGTGAATTCGTTCCTCGCACAATTAGGGTTACACATGAGCATGATATTGTGCCTCATTTGCcgccttattattattatttcccTCAGAAGACGTACCATCACTTCCCAACAGAG GTGTGGCTTTATAATATTgcttttggaagtttagtttTTATGATTGAGAAGGTGTGTGATAGTTCTGGTGAAGATCCGACATGTAGCAG GTCAGTGTCTGGAAACAGCATTCTTGATCATTTGGTGTATTATGGTATTCAAATGGGTAACGAGGAAGGAGTTTCGTGCAGAATAATCCTGGATCCTCGTGTTGCTGCATACAGAACCATGGATATTGACGGAAATTTTGTGTTAGCTCGAAATTTATCATCCACTATTTTGAGAAGAAGCTCGGAAGTGAAGGGTCAGGTGGATTCAATGTAG
- the LOC113737126 gene encoding uncharacterized protein, with product MDLFGPSNHNVKGGILLKIDSNKGGQLKSLHKLKILEDHRGKFIFFSSLLSFFLSLRNENPTTPSLSAASTMGCGESKHAVATADTVSQSKRSNSKKANGQENPTVIERATDDVKTNTNASLEEPKKGAKVVVDEGENVNKDSGGAIVKESEIPKADDVTESEVPKADDVKESDHQGKGETVVETVKEKENKETAVVPEDTKDESEKKDLKEGSTEETKKEEAGPDSPPKKAASEQQTDANEIVEDKGPTTETKSEEALTENKGNQDKEGEAAVQTTETKAEKAPDAKEEHATESSEKDPKTT from the exons ATGGATTTATTTGGACCTTCAAATCACAACGTGAAAGGCGGTATCCTCCTAAAAATAGATTCAAACAAAGGAGGACAGCTTAAGTCTCTTCACAAGCTTAAGATCCTTGAAGATCACAGAGGGAAGTTTATATTTttctcctccctcctttctttctttctttcattgaGGAACGAAAACCCCACCACCCCCTCCCTTTCTGCAGCATCAACAATGGGTTGTGGGGAATCAAAACATGCTGTTGCCACGGCAGATACCGTCAGCCAAAGCAAGAGATCAAATTCTAAGAAGGCGAATGGTCAGGAGAATCCAACTGTCATCGAGAGAGCCACAGATGATGTGAAAACAAACACCAATGCATCCCTGGAAGAACCAAAAAAAGGTGCTAAGGTGGTTGTCGATGAAGGTGAGAATGTTAATAAAGATTCGGGAGGTGCCATTGTCAAAGAAAGCGAAATTCCAAAAGCTGATGATGTGACAGAAAGCGAGGTTCCAAAAGCCGATGATGTGAAAGAAAGCGATCATCAAGGAAAGGGAGAGACTGTAGTCGAAACTgtcaaagaaaaagagaacaaaGAGACCGCGGTTGTTCCTGAGGATACAAAAGATGAGAGTGAAAAGAAAGATCTGAAGGAAGGAAGCACCGAGGAAACGAAAAAGGAGGAAGCTGGCCCTGATTCCCCACCCAAGAAAGCCGCATCTGAGCAGCAAACAGATGCAAATGAAATTGTGGAGGACAAGGGACCAACCACAGAGACAAAAAGTG AAGAGGCCCTTAcagaaaacaaaggaaatcaagaTAAAGAGGGAGAAGCTGCCGTGCAAACTACTGAAACAAAAGCCGAGAAGGCTCCTGATGCTAAAGAG gagCATGCAACTGAATCATCTGAAAAGGATCCAAAGACAACCTGA